A genomic stretch from Edaphobacter aggregans includes:
- a CDS encoding DUF3467 domain-containing protein, whose translation MSQPSQPSGQDQPKLNLTTTDDYRDGYANSVQVRMSVWDFFLVFGTMQQDTADELTVKNFQGIYLSPQQAKALWNILGHNLAQYEQTFGPIALEQQQLPQPNGPVH comes from the coding sequence ATGAGCCAGCCCAGCCAGCCGTCAGGTCAAGATCAACCCAAGCTCAACCTCACCACCACCGACGACTACCGCGACGGCTACGCCAACAGCGTTCAGGTCCGCATGAGCGTCTGGGACTTCTTCCTCGTCTTCGGCACCATGCAGCAAGATACCGCCGACGAACTCACCGTCAAAAACTTCCAGGGCATCTACCTCAGCCCCCAGCAGGCCAAGGCCCTCTGGAACATCCTCGGCCACAACCTCGCCCAGTACGAGCAGACCTTCGGCCCCATCGCCCTCGAGCAGCAACAGCTCCCCCAACCGAACGGCCCCGTCCACTAA
- a CDS encoding cupin domain-containing protein has translation MEIKRCGSQASVKGSADWFTGTVRIDPLFQAPDPAFVQGASVTFEPGARTAWHTHPLGQTLIVTGGLGWAQRDGGSIEEIRPGDVVWFSPGEKHWHGATPTTAMTHIAIQEKLDGKVVEWMEQVTDDQYRAFIL, from the coding sequence ATGGAGATTAAACGCTGCGGTTCGCAAGCCTCTGTCAAAGGTTCCGCCGACTGGTTCACGGGGACGGTACGGATCGATCCACTTTTTCAGGCGCCAGATCCGGCGTTCGTACAGGGTGCGAGCGTTACCTTTGAGCCTGGCGCTCGGACGGCGTGGCATACGCATCCGTTGGGGCAGACTTTGATCGTTACGGGAGGCTTGGGCTGGGCACAGCGGGATGGCGGATCGATTGAAGAGATCCGGCCGGGAGATGTGGTTTGGTTCTCGCCGGGGGAGAAGCACTGGCATGGGGCTACACCAACTACCGCCATGACGCATATTGCCATTCAGGAGAAGCTGGACGGCAAAGTTGTTGAATGGATGGAACAGGTTACGGACGATCAGTATCGTGCATTTATTCTTTAA
- the rlmN gene encoding 23S rRNA (adenine(2503)-C(2))-methyltransferase RlmN yields the protein MERAALFGMSLPELMERMGALGQKLYRARQVWEALYKQRVSSVEEMTVLPAELRARLTDEGAVVGMPEIVQAAVSVDGTERYLMRMADGETVETVWMPDGDGGERGDGTEAALEEEVLEGREGNEGSRPVDKVDKRNWGALAAAGYRRATICISSQVGCAVNCQFCLTAKLGIKRNLTAGEIAGQVAAVLNRHGVKIGKDRINLVFMGMGEPFLNYEAFIASVRLLVEGIGIPESRMTVSTSGIEPAIRRFAQETLRPKLALSLNASNDVVREQIMPITRKWNIAQLLDAVRTIPMGKRDWVTFEYVLLGGVNDQPEHAREVLALLKGMHAKVNLIVWNPGPGIAYTQPDPESVAVFQKMLIDGGMPTYIRRPRGRDIYAACGQLKRTVSEPELVTIGA from the coding sequence ATGGAACGTGCTGCGTTGTTTGGGATGAGTCTGCCGGAGTTGATGGAGCGCATGGGTGCGCTGGGGCAGAAGCTTTATCGGGCGCGGCAGGTTTGGGAGGCTCTTTATAAGCAGCGGGTGTCTTCGGTGGAGGAGATGACGGTGCTGCCGGCGGAGTTGCGGGCTCGGTTGACGGACGAGGGTGCTGTGGTGGGGATGCCGGAGATTGTGCAGGCGGCGGTGTCGGTGGATGGCACCGAGCGCTATCTGATGCGGATGGCCGATGGCGAGACCGTGGAGACCGTATGGATGCCGGATGGCGATGGCGGCGAGCGGGGGGATGGGACTGAGGCCGCTCTTGAGGAAGAAGTGTTGGAGGGGCGTGAGGGGAATGAGGGGTCTCGCCCGGTCGATAAGGTTGATAAGCGGAATTGGGGGGCGCTGGCTGCGGCGGGGTATCGGCGGGCGACGATTTGTATTTCGAGCCAAGTTGGGTGTGCGGTGAACTGTCAGTTTTGCCTGACGGCGAAGCTGGGGATTAAGCGGAACCTTACGGCGGGCGAGATCGCCGGGCAGGTGGCGGCGGTGCTGAATCGGCATGGGGTGAAGATTGGGAAGGATCGCATCAACCTGGTGTTTATGGGGATGGGCGAGCCGTTTTTGAATTACGAGGCGTTTATTGCTTCGGTGCGGTTGCTGGTGGAGGGGATCGGGATTCCGGAGTCGCGGATGACGGTTTCGACGAGCGGGATTGAGCCGGCGATCCGGCGGTTCGCGCAGGAGACGTTGAGGCCAAAGCTGGCGTTGAGTTTGAATGCTTCGAACGATGTTGTGCGCGAGCAGATCATGCCGATTACGCGAAAGTGGAATATTGCTCAGTTGCTGGATGCGGTGAGGACGATTCCGATGGGCAAGCGGGATTGGGTGACGTTTGAGTATGTGCTGCTGGGTGGGGTGAACGATCAGCCGGAGCATGCTCGCGAGGTGCTGGCTCTGTTGAAGGGCATGCACGCGAAGGTGAATCTGATTGTGTGGAATCCTGGGCCGGGGATTGCTTATACGCAGCCTGATCCAGAGAGTGTGGCGGTGTTTCAGAAGATGTTGATTGACGGTGGGATGCCGACTTATATCCGGCGGCCTCGGGGGCGGGATATCTATGCTGCTTGTGGGCAGTTGAAGCGGACGGTGAGCGAACCGGAGTTGGTGACGATCGGGGCTTAG